In Synechococcus sp. KORDI-100, a single window of DNA contains:
- a CDS encoding carbonic anhydrase: protein MQRFLDGRSAHPHATEARRHQLAGGQHPQVAVLACSDSRVPVEVIFDAGFGDLFVIRNAGNTNTFGSAGSIEYAVADLGIRVLLVMSHQGCGAVKAAYLTGQSFSPSLSELVSDIKSGLNNHGFRTDDLNTYEQACIAHSRITAEALVQSSEIIRDAVSRKALIVQPAFLHIDPLSITWLDPLYGDA, encoded by the coding sequence TTGCAGAGATTCCTTGATGGACGATCGGCTCATCCTCACGCAACCGAAGCACGCCGCCACCAACTCGCCGGCGGACAACACCCCCAGGTTGCTGTTCTGGCCTGCTCCGATTCCCGGGTTCCTGTCGAGGTGATTTTTGATGCTGGTTTCGGGGACTTGTTTGTGATCCGCAATGCAGGAAACACGAACACCTTCGGATCCGCAGGCTCGATTGAATATGCCGTTGCAGACCTGGGCATCCGAGTTCTCCTTGTGATGAGCCATCAGGGCTGTGGTGCCGTGAAAGCCGCCTACCTCACAGGCCAGAGCTTTTCCCCGTCGCTCAGCGAATTGGTGTCCGACATCAAATCAGGATTGAACAACCACGGTTTCAGAACTGACGATCTCAACACCTACGAACAAGCCTGCATCGCTCATTCGAGGATCACTGCAGAGGCACTCGTTCAAAGCAGCGAGATCATCCGTGATGCCGTCAGCAGGAAAGCACTGATTGTTCAACCCGCTTTTCTGCATATCGATCCACTCTCCATCACATGGCTTGATCCGCTTTACGGCGACGCTTGA
- a CDS encoding cation:proton antiporter has translation MEPDVNPINAFALTIYFNNNQHWTPGKMSAFPHLRYWNSVVLDRINQRSGYSVFSTTSLYFFASENNIPDVLENSSRDIPSLEISFQTTLVAFALLLIVSIFCDKFGIKLSIPGSIFLFFLGLFINIENFTFETIPLEQVHVIALCVLLFFSGLTSDRLLLKRSNLLFSSMQLALFGTAFSMLFWLVYVRFGLGLFQRFGYAEGVENGVLTLITVVIIYSLSVSDWNSFSFVARKVKKFQTVLTNVFKVETAISAAISVAVAEILVLLWLQINPEYTTTNSLVLLQDIFKGILLGVVCGMILGYLLNLVIRHFVTSKPQLVLVAFGFTILGYAFSDLSLRHGGYLCALVMGIVTSLSYRSSSTEDEIEFLSEELESLNIACEAILFFAIGLGLDAKSFLIDFPVAIYVWLGVIAIRPVCVRLFLRSETIATDEKRVLSSWSPKGAVSMALVVQAPVLLEEMFQINLIELAPLQAYQLMANSVCGAVIISMLVKSVFIPKLHERISANSKLVADPLA, from the coding sequence GTGGAACCGGATGTCAATCCCATAAATGCATTCGCTTTAACTATTTATTTCAATAATAATCAGCATTGGACACCTGGGAAAATGTCAGCATTTCCTCACCTGCGGTATTGGAATTCTGTTGTCTTAGACAGAATTAATCAACGATCTGGTTATTCAGTGTTCAGTACGACTTCGTTGTATTTTTTCGCATCTGAAAACAATATTCCTGATGTCTTAGAAAATTCTTCAAGAGATATTCCTTCTCTGGAGATTTCATTTCAGACCACACTTGTCGCGTTTGCCCTGCTTCTAATCGTTAGCATATTTTGCGATAAATTTGGAATAAAATTAAGTATCCCCGGCTCAATATTTCTATTTTTTCTTGGATTATTCATCAATATAGAAAATTTCACATTCGAGACAATCCCCCTTGAGCAGGTTCACGTCATCGCATTGTGTGTGCTGCTCTTTTTTAGTGGTCTAACATCAGACCGCTTGCTCCTAAAGAGAAGTAATTTGTTGTTTAGTTCAATGCAGTTAGCACTTTTTGGTACAGCGTTTAGCATGTTGTTCTGGTTGGTATATGTCAGATTCGGCTTGGGACTATTTCAGAGGTTCGGTTATGCGGAGGGTGTCGAGAATGGAGTTCTTACACTAATTACAGTCGTCATTATCTATTCATTGTCTGTTAGTGATTGGAATTCATTTTCTTTCGTTGCAAGAAAAGTAAAAAAGTTTCAAACTGTGCTGACCAATGTTTTCAAAGTTGAAACAGCTATTTCAGCTGCAATTTCAGTTGCTGTAGCGGAGATCCTTGTGCTTTTGTGGCTTCAAATTAATCCTGAATATACAACAACGAATTCACTTGTGTTATTACAAGATATTTTCAAGGGCATTCTTCTAGGCGTTGTTTGCGGAATGATCCTTGGCTATTTGTTGAATCTTGTCATTCGACATTTTGTAACTTCAAAGCCTCAACTGGTTCTTGTGGCATTTGGTTTTACGATACTTGGTTATGCATTTTCAGACTTGTCTTTGCGTCACGGGGGATATCTCTGTGCGCTCGTCATGGGGATTGTGACGTCTCTGTCGTACAGAAGTTCATCAACTGAAGATGAAATCGAGTTTCTGAGTGAGGAGTTGGAATCTTTGAATATTGCTTGTGAAGCGATCCTCTTTTTTGCCATAGGTCTTGGTTTAGATGCTAAATCGTTCTTGATTGATTTCCCTGTTGCTATTTATGTCTGGCTTGGAGTCATCGCCATTCGACCGGTTTGCGTTCGGCTTTTTCTCCGTAGCGAAACGATCGCTACTGATGAGAAAAGAGTTTTGTCCTCTTGGAGTCCTAAGGGCGCTGTTTCAATGGCTTTGGTTGTGCAAGCTCCAGTACTGTTGGAAGAAATGTTTCAGATCAATTTAATAGAATTAGCGCCTCTACAAGCCTATCAACTCATGGCAAATTCTGTGTGCGGCGCGGTCATTATTTCAATGTTGGTGAAGTCTGTCTTTATACCTAAGTTACATGAACGGATTTCAGCTAATTCAAAATTGGTTGCAGACCCTCTAGCTTAA
- a CDS encoding TMEM165/GDT1 family protein: MAGFTTAFATVAVAGIGDKSFLTALVLAARHKARWVFTGSVLALTIGAALWIGIGVWLRSHISMDVIRVVSGTTFLAFGIKAFLDARQHHQRENTQIDRQQTAGAITSLPCHAVIRDSFTTTFLAEFGDRTQLALLALAAGPNLSTESIFTGAVSANIVLAVAAVTSGKYLKQSISHKRICLISGALFTILGLKILLTL; the protein is encoded by the coding sequence GTGGCTGGTTTTACGACTGCATTCGCCACGGTTGCAGTTGCTGGAATTGGGGACAAGTCGTTTCTGACTGCCCTGGTCCTTGCAGCAAGACATAAGGCACGCTGGGTGTTCACAGGCAGTGTGTTGGCTCTCACAATCGGAGCGGCACTTTGGATTGGAATCGGCGTCTGGTTGCGTTCACACATCTCCATGGATGTGATTCGCGTCGTTTCAGGCACAACATTTCTGGCGTTCGGCATCAAAGCCTTCCTCGACGCACGGCAGCACCATCAGCGAGAAAACACCCAAATCGATAGGCAACAAACAGCCGGAGCAATCACCAGCCTGCCTTGCCACGCCGTGATTAGGGATTCGTTTACCACCACCTTTCTTGCTGAATTTGGGGATCGAACCCAGCTTGCCCTTCTGGCACTGGCTGCAGGTCCAAATCTGTCCACAGAAAGCATCTTCACTGGAGCCGTCAGCGCCAACATCGTTCTAGCCGTTGCAGCCGTTACATCAGGTAAATACCTAAAACAGAGCATCAGCCACAAACGGATCTGTTTGATCAGTGGAGCACTTTTTACAATTCTGGGATTAAAGATTTTACTGACTTTGTGA
- the cysK gene encoding cysteine synthase A, which produces MSRIYDDNSLAIGNTPLVKLNSVTKNCKATVLAKIEGRNPAYSVKCRIGANMIWDAEKSGKLTKGKVIVEPTSGNTGIALAFTAASRGYKLILTMPESMSIERRRVMAVLGAELVLTEAAKGMPGAIAKAKEIADSDPAKYFMPGQFDNPANPDIHFKTTGPEIWNDCDGAIDVLVAGVGTGGTITGVSRYIKNEAGKAIESVAVEPTNSPVISQTMNGEAVKPGPHKIQGIGAGFIPKNLDLSVVDKVEQVTNDESIAMALRLAQEEGLLVGISCGAAAAAAIRLAEQDAYAGKTIVVVLPDLAERYLSSVMFADVPTGIIEQPVAV; this is translated from the coding sequence ATGTCCCGCATTTACGACGACAACAGCCTGGCCATTGGCAACACCCCCCTGGTCAAGCTGAACAGCGTCACCAAGAACTGCAAGGCCACCGTGCTGGCCAAGATCGAAGGCCGCAATCCTGCTTACAGCGTCAAATGTCGCATCGGGGCCAACATGATCTGGGATGCCGAGAAAAGCGGCAAGTTAACCAAAGGGAAGGTCATTGTTGAACCTACCTCGGGAAACACCGGCATCGCCCTCGCTTTCACGGCCGCATCAAGGGGTTACAAGCTGATCCTCACGATGCCCGAATCGATGTCGATCGAGCGTCGTCGCGTCATGGCGGTGCTTGGTGCAGAACTTGTGCTCACAGAAGCAGCCAAAGGCATGCCGGGTGCGATCGCCAAAGCCAAGGAAATCGCCGACAGCGACCCCGCCAAATATTTCATGCCCGGGCAGTTCGACAATCCCGCCAACCCGGACATCCATTTCAAGACCACCGGCCCTGAAATCTGGAACGATTGCGATGGAGCCATCGATGTGCTCGTGGCGGGCGTGGGCACCGGCGGCACGATCACAGGTGTGTCGCGCTACATCAAGAACGAGGCCGGCAAAGCCATCGAATCCGTCGCCGTCGAACCGACGAACAGCCCGGTCATCAGCCAAACGATGAATGGCGAAGCTGTGAAACCCGGTCCCCACAAGATTCAAGGCATCGGTGCCGGCTTCATTCCCAAGAACCTTGATTTATCGGTCGTGGACAAGGTGGAACAGGTCACCAACGATGAATCCATCGCCATGGCGTTGCGTCTTGCCCAGGAGGAGGGTCTGCTGGTGGGCATTTCCTGCGGTGCTGCTGCAGCCGCAGCGATTCGCCTCGCCGAACAGGACGCCTATGCCGGCAAGACCATTGTGGTGGTGCTGCCGGACCTGGCTGAGCGTTATCTCTCCTCGGTGATGTTTGCTGACGTGCCCACAGGGATCATTGAACAACCAGTGGCTGTTTGA
- a CDS encoding PLP-dependent transferase has product MSPRNLRNDPCWQGSDLGHPLPDAPHAVSVALPRWQDVIAYEENDPACRNALKTIYPRFGLHPLLRELADEIASPGGSAWPYSSEAAARASAAHCRRKAPASQTQVVQSAGLCCLKADAEATPPARAFWQHTGLGATSRQVAIALHREPAPSPGAGQQARRIVRERLAQIHDVDVARISLHTAGMAGLHAALTAIQALRPNRPTLQLGFPYVDVLKQPQVVFHGGELMQSSDLAELAANLERLSPAAVIVELPSNPLLRCVDLPAIAELAHARGIPVIADDTIGTGINLQALPYVDLIFTSLTKSFAGRGDVMAGSLLVSPHSAWSDQFLDQIEPLATLNDADAIALEDASRDVSQRVAQLDANCLALARHLENHPAVKRVLHPKDCPNFQALMRPNAGHGCLLSFEVIGDEGQARRVYDGLRVNKGPSLGTSFTLACPYTQLAHYDELDWAATYGVSGHLLRVSVGLEDPLDLFERFQQALAS; this is encoded by the coding sequence GTGAGTCCCCGCAATCTGCGCAACGACCCCTGCTGGCAGGGCTCTGATCTCGGCCATCCTCTGCCCGACGCCCCCCATGCGGTGTCTGTGGCGCTGCCCCGCTGGCAGGACGTGATTGCCTACGAAGAGAACGATCCCGCCTGCCGCAACGCACTCAAGACCATCTATCCGCGCTTCGGCCTGCATCCATTGCTGCGGGAACTGGCCGATGAGATCGCCAGCCCAGGAGGGTCTGCCTGGCCCTATTCCTCCGAGGCGGCGGCGCGCGCCTCCGCTGCCCATTGCCGGCGCAAAGCACCTGCGAGCCAAACACAGGTTGTTCAGTCAGCAGGATTGTGTTGTCTCAAGGCCGATGCTGAGGCCACACCACCGGCGCGGGCGTTCTGGCAGCACACCGGTCTGGGTGCTACTTCGCGACAGGTCGCCATCGCCCTCCATCGCGAACCAGCGCCATCCCCGGGGGCTGGCCAGCAGGCTCGCCGCATCGTCCGCGAGCGACTGGCTCAGATCCACGACGTCGACGTGGCCAGGATCAGCCTGCATACGGCAGGGATGGCAGGACTGCACGCTGCGCTGACGGCGATTCAAGCGTTGCGGCCGAATCGTCCCACCCTGCAACTGGGCTTTCCCTACGTCGATGTGCTCAAGCAACCGCAGGTGGTTTTCCACGGCGGCGAGCTGATGCAAAGCAGTGATCTCGCTGAACTGGCCGCCAACCTCGAACGACTGTCGCCCGCGGCTGTGATCGTGGAACTACCCAGCAACCCACTGCTGCGCTGTGTTGATCTGCCCGCGATCGCAGAGCTTGCCCATGCCCGAGGCATCCCCGTGATTGCGGACGACACGATCGGAACAGGGATCAATCTGCAGGCACTCCCGTATGTGGATCTGATCTTCACCTCCCTCACCAAGAGCTTCGCCGGACGGGGAGATGTGATGGCCGGCAGCCTGCTGGTGAGTCCTCACTCGGCCTGGAGCGATCAATTTCTGGATCAGATTGAGCCCTTGGCAACGCTGAATGATGCCGACGCCATCGCGCTGGAGGACGCCAGCCGTGATGTGAGCCAACGTGTGGCGCAACTGGATGCGAACTGCCTGGCACTGGCCCGGCACCTCGAGAATCATCCCGCCGTGAAACGGGTTCTCCATCCCAAGGACTGCCCCAACTTCCAGGCGCTGATGCGACCGAATGCAGGACATGGCTGTCTGCTGTCCTTTGAAGTGATCGGGGATGAAGGCCAGGCGCGGCGGGTCTACGACGGCTTGAGAGTGAACAAGGGGCCCAGCCTGGGGACCTCATTCACCCTGGCTTGTCCCTACACACAACTGGCCCACTACGACGAGCTGGACTGGGCCGCAACCTATGGCGTCTCAGGTCATCTCCTGAGGGTGTCCGTGGGTCTGGAGGATCCCCTTGATCTCTTTGAACGCTTCCAGCAGGCCCTGGCCAGCTGA
- the queA gene encoding tRNA preQ1(34) S-adenosylmethionine ribosyltransferase-isomerase QueA, producing the protein MVPDSRDLLLSSYDYALPAAFIAQAPMEPRHDAGLLMVPAVGATTSAARHGRVWDLLEELQAGDLLVVNDTRVLKARLQVRRAGGGRSELLVLEPRENGQWLCLARPAKRMRPGDVLTIDGTSIDLTVMAVDPASGGRLVQFPSDCRDAATIETLLNQYGEVPLPPYIDRHDPADADRYQTRYAERPGAVAAPTAGLHFSDELLAALQRKGIQLARITLHVGLGTFRPLEREDLSNLALHSEWVEVSADVIEAIRACTGRVIAVGTTSVRALEGAAQAHGGVLGSFCGPVNLVIKPGYRFRVIQGLITNFHLPRSSLLLLVSALIGRQTLLKLYQEAIDRNYRFFSYGDAMWIAPESVLPSAQASP; encoded by the coding sequence CTGGTGCCCGATTCCAGGGATCTGCTGCTCAGCAGTTACGACTACGCACTGCCAGCAGCCTTCATCGCCCAGGCTCCGATGGAGCCGCGCCATGACGCTGGCTTGTTGATGGTTCCAGCAGTCGGAGCAACAACGTCGGCTGCCCGCCATGGTCGGGTCTGGGATCTTCTGGAGGAACTTCAGGCGGGCGATCTGCTTGTGGTCAACGACACACGAGTGTTGAAGGCGCGCCTTCAAGTGCGCCGCGCTGGTGGCGGTCGGTCCGAGCTGCTCGTTCTCGAGCCCCGTGAAAACGGCCAGTGGTTGTGTCTGGCTCGACCGGCCAAACGGATGCGACCTGGTGATGTGCTCACCATCGACGGAACATCGATTGATCTGACTGTGATGGCAGTGGATCCTGCCAGCGGCGGGCGGTTGGTTCAGTTCCCGAGTGACTGTCGCGATGCTGCAACGATCGAGACCTTGCTGAATCAATACGGTGAAGTCCCCTTACCGCCCTACATCGATCGGCACGATCCAGCGGATGCTGATCGCTATCAAACCCGCTACGCCGAACGTCCTGGCGCCGTGGCAGCACCCACGGCAGGACTGCATTTCAGTGATGAGCTGCTGGCGGCACTGCAGCGCAAGGGGATCCAACTGGCGCGGATCACGCTGCATGTGGGGCTCGGGACCTTCCGGCCGCTGGAACGTGAGGATCTCAGCAACCTTGCGCTTCATAGCGAATGGGTGGAGGTCAGTGCAGATGTGATTGAGGCGATTCGCGCCTGCACGGGGCGAGTGATTGCTGTTGGCACCACCAGCGTGCGGGCTCTCGAGGGCGCGGCTCAGGCCCATGGAGGTGTGTTGGGCAGCTTTTGTGGTCCCGTGAATCTGGTGATCAAACCGGGCTACCGATTTCGCGTGATTCAGGGGCTGATCACCAATTTCCACCTACCTAGGAGTTCATTGCTGTTGCTTGTCAGTGCTCTGATTGGACGTCAGACACTGCTGAAGCTTTATCAGGAGGCCATTGATCGGAACTATCGCTTTTTCTCGTACGGAGATGCGATGTGGATTGCTCCGGAGTCTGTGCTCCCTTCCGCTCAAGCGTCGCCGTAA
- a CDS encoding heavy metal translocating P-type ATPase, which produces MAASFQVDKTIGFDVIDGSGGPEDQAGSPRLPRFIDRIMHASTKRLRFSVSPGLSDPDNFERHLKTLSEVESVRFNRWACCFVVVFANRRKVDVLQWLNSLPQNSGDIPLIPFVETPTTAIESSQSMDEDDEKFVPTRIILPVCSLALAVLSGPLALPPLAVGGFIIVSAHLSFKRAWDGLKKERKINVDFLDALAVLLHSLEGFLLGPAMMITMIEGGEAVRDATQRIAHSSNTDLVSSLQSDVRLLTDDGEVIVSSFDLTAGDRVVFLPGDKIPIDGVIESGEASLDVVKLTGESVPRHSGPGDEILAGFIVLEGNIIVETFAVGDDTRVGQITKMIEEAPVFDTRVGNFAASVANRFVMPTLALAGLSLLLSAGNIAQAASLLMFDLGTGLRVSVPTAIMAALTRAGSQGLLIRSGRALEQLETIDVVVFDKTGTLTEGHPSIVHVSVFDDSGALIPSPTSKQVHERLQLSTSLEQGLNHPIAKAIRDYAEEAEVSVIECESWDYRVGRGVCAQVNGQTVLLGNSKLLEEERVEIPSFESDPKLRVATPIYLSVNGRLASIHYALDQVRPDTADMIAELHRRGIEAHMLTGDIAPVAHAVAKDIGLKPEEVHSDALPDQKAELVQHFTAQGKKVVFVGDGINDSAALAYADVSVSFASGSDLARETADIVLTNDRVSDLIVAQDLARHTFSLVKQNIGIVGVPNLSALVIGTFLPVSPIAAVFLNNGSCLVAAANAIRALGFQAKELPTRSSVSPEVSPSAESDTAVDVPAESLVNQVVPLNQPRGSSLPLKLTELSERVGVSYQKISARRRRDDFSSWIAEHDPDGFQWTYCKDSNLYNVMAA; this is translated from the coding sequence ATGGCTGCTTCTTTCCAAGTCGACAAAACGATCGGATTTGATGTGATCGATGGATCTGGTGGACCAGAAGACCAAGCAGGTTCGCCAAGACTTCCACGCTTCATCGATCGTATTATGCATGCTTCAACAAAGCGGCTGCGATTCAGCGTTTCTCCGGGATTAAGTGATCCGGATAATTTCGAAAGGCACCTGAAAACTCTTAGTGAAGTTGAATCCGTTCGTTTCAATCGCTGGGCCTGTTGTTTTGTTGTTGTGTTTGCAAACCGACGTAAGGTTGATGTTTTGCAGTGGTTGAATTCTCTCCCGCAGAATAGTGGTGATATACCGCTGATTCCATTCGTGGAAACACCAACAACGGCTATTGAATCCTCACAATCTATGGATGAGGATGATGAGAAATTTGTACCTACTCGCATCATTTTGCCAGTCTGCTCTCTGGCTTTAGCAGTGCTATCTGGACCGCTCGCACTACCACCTCTGGCCGTTGGTGGTTTCATCATCGTTTCGGCTCACTTAAGTTTCAAAAGGGCTTGGGACGGCCTGAAAAAAGAAAGGAAAATCAATGTTGATTTCCTTGATGCATTGGCTGTTCTTCTCCACAGCCTTGAAGGGTTCCTCCTGGGGCCCGCGATGATGATCACGATGATCGAAGGTGGTGAGGCTGTTCGTGATGCCACGCAGCGAATCGCTCATTCGTCCAACACGGATCTGGTCTCAAGTCTTCAATCCGACGTTCGTCTGCTCACCGACGACGGTGAAGTGATTGTGTCGAGTTTTGATTTGACGGCAGGAGATCGGGTTGTTTTCTTGCCTGGAGACAAAATACCCATTGATGGTGTCATCGAATCCGGAGAAGCTTCGCTAGATGTTGTTAAGCTTACGGGTGAATCTGTCCCTCGACATTCAGGCCCTGGCGACGAAATCTTAGCTGGATTTATTGTGCTTGAGGGAAATATCATTGTCGAAACATTCGCGGTTGGCGATGACACCCGTGTGGGTCAAATCACTAAAATGATCGAAGAGGCTCCGGTTTTCGATACACGTGTCGGAAATTTCGCAGCCAGTGTTGCGAATCGATTTGTCATGCCGACGTTGGCTCTGGCAGGCCTCTCTCTGCTGCTGAGTGCAGGAAATATCGCTCAGGCCGCATCACTGCTGATGTTTGATCTTGGTACGGGTCTCAGGGTTTCCGTTCCAACGGCCATCATGGCTGCTTTAACGAGGGCAGGAAGCCAAGGATTGTTGATCAGAAGTGGTCGTGCTCTTGAGCAGCTTGAAACAATTGATGTGGTTGTTTTTGATAAAACCGGAACGTTGACCGAGGGCCATCCGTCGATTGTTCATGTTTCTGTTTTCGACGACTCCGGTGCTCTAATTCCATCACCGACGTCTAAACAGGTTCATGAACGTCTTCAACTTTCAACATCACTTGAACAGGGGCTGAATCATCCAATCGCCAAGGCCATCCGTGACTATGCGGAAGAGGCTGAAGTGTCTGTGATCGAATGCGAAAGCTGGGACTACCGGGTGGGACGCGGTGTTTGTGCCCAGGTCAATGGTCAGACAGTCCTCTTGGGCAACTCCAAGTTGCTCGAGGAAGAACGTGTCGAGATTCCTTCATTTGAAAGTGATCCCAAGCTTCGCGTTGCAACGCCCATCTATCTCTCAGTGAATGGACGACTGGCCTCGATCCACTACGCCCTTGATCAAGTTCGCCCGGACACTGCGGACATGATTGCTGAGTTGCACCGCCGCGGCATCGAAGCGCACATGTTGACCGGAGACATTGCTCCTGTTGCTCATGCTGTTGCCAAAGACATCGGACTGAAGCCTGAGGAAGTTCACTCCGATGCCCTTCCCGATCAAAAAGCGGAGCTGGTCCAGCACTTCACCGCTCAGGGAAAAAAGGTCGTGTTTGTCGGCGACGGCATCAACGATTCCGCAGCCCTCGCCTATGCCGATGTTTCGGTGTCCTTTGCATCGGGAAGCGACCTGGCACGCGAAACTGCAGATATCGTTCTAACCAACGACCGGGTTTCGGATCTGATCGTTGCTCAGGACCTGGCACGACATACGTTCTCTTTGGTCAAGCAGAACATCGGCATCGTTGGTGTCCCCAACCTGTCGGCATTGGTGATTGGTACCTTCCTTCCAGTCAGCCCCATTGCCGCAGTTTTTCTCAACAATGGATCATGTTTGGTCGCAGCGGCCAATGCCATTCGAGCACTCGGTTTCCAGGCCAAGGAGCTTCCCACGAGAAGCTCAGTGTCACCTGAAGTGTCCCCATCGGCAGAGTCAGACACGGCGGTTGATGTGCCGGCTGAGTCGCTTGTGAATCAGGTGGTTCCTTTGAATCAACCTCGCGGTTCTTCCCTCCCTCTGAAGTTGACGGAACTCTCAGAACGCGTTGGAGTGAGCTATCAGAAGATTTCAGCTCGTCGTCGCCGTGACGATTTCAGCTCCTGGATTGCTGAGCATGACCCAGATGGTTTCCAGTGGACATACTGCAAAGACAGCAATCTCTACAACGTGATGGCGGCCTGA
- a CDS encoding DUF1345 domain-containing protein, with protein MHPRFLSDRFRLIRSSLVGIVSTLILIQLVTLKEAFTISITMALVWDLLTLYLKTWTLSMHETRQVFARWQSVESYVALRTVALVFMSVGLLCFCINDLHDKKNILPDYVQIFLTFISLFLAWLQLHNGFAIYYAKSYFEQNPRALEANEAQQAFVFQGSEPSFSDFLYVAYSIGLTYSMTDCSVEDSAIRRVVIIHCIAAFLFASTVLSIILSLVTQVS; from the coding sequence ATGCATCCCCGCTTTCTTTCCGATCGATTTCGTTTGATCCGTTCCTCGCTTGTCGGAATTGTCAGCACGTTGATCTTGATTCAGTTGGTGACTTTGAAAGAGGCCTTCACGATTTCCATCACGATGGCATTGGTCTGGGATCTGTTGACGCTTTATCTCAAGACTTGGACACTTTCCATGCATGAAACACGTCAAGTCTTTGCGCGTTGGCAATCAGTTGAATCCTATGTCGCATTACGCACAGTGGCTCTTGTTTTTATGAGTGTGGGACTGCTTTGTTTCTGCATCAATGATCTGCACGATAAGAAAAATATATTGCCGGATTATGTTCAAATTTTCTTGACATTTATCTCGTTGTTCCTTGCGTGGTTGCAATTACACAACGGCTTCGCAATTTATTATGCAAAGAGTTATTTTGAGCAAAATCCCCGTGCTTTGGAAGCCAACGAAGCCCAACAGGCATTTGTCTTTCAGGGTTCAGAACCTAGCTTTAGCGATTTTCTCTACGTGGCCTACTCCATAGGCTTGACTTACTCAATGACCGACTGCAGCGTTGAAGATTCTGCGATTCGTCGTGTTGTGATCATTCATTGCATCGCGGCCTTTTTGTTTGCTTCGACGGTCCTGTCGATCATTCTTTCGTTGGTGACTCAGGTCAGTTGA